One window of Nostoc sp. C052 genomic DNA carries:
- a CDS encoding FAD-dependent oxidoreductase: MVEGLQPKRVVVVGAGWAGLGATYHLAKQGYDVTLLEAGPYPGGLVAGWQTAAGKSVEAGIHGFWYPYRNIFSLINELEINPFTTWTRSSQYSPAGLEVESPIFQDLPRLPSPLGTFLYTQFKRLPLIDRLSALPLLYAVVDFDNSDAAWRRYDFVTARELFKDFNVSARLYREAFEPMLLVGLFAPGEQCSAAATLGMLYFFILAHQPDFDVVWCRGTVGEKIFRPWVERIEKAGARVLPKHRVTDLIVDSNQVKGVVCGDEVIEADAVIFAVGVTGMKKIVSTSPSLQSREEFRNLSNLGAIDVLATRLWFDRKIDIPRPSNACFGFDASTGWTFFDLNALHDEYRNELGTVIEADFYHANQFLGLSDEEILAIVQGYLATCVPAFREAKIIDSSVIRLPQAVTHFAPGSYRYMLPAKTSFENVFMSGDWIVNRHGSWSQEKAYVTGLEAANLVVSYLGEGQPSEILAVEEDEVHIQVARSLNQTLRNLGKSILPNFWLP; this comes from the coding sequence ATGGTAGAAGGGTTACAACCAAAACGGGTGGTAGTTGTAGGTGCTGGTTGGGCTGGTTTAGGAGCAACCTACCATTTGGCAAAACAAGGTTATGATGTGACACTTCTCGAAGCAGGCCCTTATCCTGGTGGATTGGTGGCAGGTTGGCAAACAGCAGCCGGAAAATCTGTTGAAGCTGGCATTCACGGCTTCTGGTATCCTTACAGAAATATTTTTTCTTTAATTAATGAATTAGAAATTAATCCTTTTACTACTTGGACTCGTTCTTCGCAATATTCGCCAGCAGGTTTAGAAGTTGAATCACCAATTTTTCAAGACTTACCGCGACTTCCCTCACCACTAGGAACTTTTCTCTACACTCAGTTTAAACGGCTGCCACTAATTGATCGTCTGAGCGCTCTACCTTTACTTTATGCTGTCGTTGATTTTGATAATTCTGATGCAGCTTGGCGACGCTATGACTTTGTAACTGCACGTGAATTGTTCAAAGACTTTAACGTTTCCGCACGACTTTACCGCGAGGCTTTTGAACCGATGTTATTAGTTGGCTTATTTGCCCCTGGTGAACAGTGTTCAGCCGCCGCAACTTTAGGGATGCTTTACTTTTTTATTCTGGCTCATCAACCCGATTTTGATGTGGTTTGGTGTCGGGGAACTGTCGGAGAAAAGATATTTCGTCCTTGGGTGGAACGTATCGAAAAAGCTGGTGCGCGAGTGTTACCCAAGCATCGAGTTACAGACTTAATTGTTGATAGTAATCAAGTTAAGGGTGTGGTTTGCGGTGATGAAGTAATTGAAGCAGATGCCGTGATTTTCGCAGTTGGAGTCACGGGGATGAAGAAAATTGTCTCAACTAGCCCTAGTTTACAAAGCCGTGAAGAATTCCGTAATTTGAGCAATTTAGGGGCAATAGATGTTTTAGCAACCCGACTATGGTTTGACCGCAAAATTGATATTCCTCGTCCTTCTAATGCTTGTTTTGGATTTGACGCAAGTACAGGTTGGACTTTTTTTGATTTGAATGCTCTACATGATGAATACCGAAATGAACTGGGAACAGTGATTGAAGCTGATTTCTATCACGCGAATCAGTTTCTAGGTTTGAGTGATGAGGAGATTTTAGCAATAGTTCAAGGTTATTTAGCAACTTGTGTGCCAGCGTTTCGAGAGGCAAAGATAATTGATAGCAGTGTAATTCGGCTACCTCAAGCGGTGACTCACTTTGCACCTGGTAGCTATCGTTATATGTTGCCCGCGAAAACAAGTTTTGAGAATGTGTTTATGAGTGGCGATTGGATTGTGAACCGTCATGGTTCCTGGTCGCAGGAAAAGGCCTATGTTACTGGTTTAGAGGCGGCAAATTTGGTGGTGTCTTATTTGGGAGAAGGTCAGCCATCTGAGATTTTAGCTGTAGAAGAGGATGAAGTGCATATCCAAGTTGCGCGATCGCTCAACCAAACTTTGCGTAACTTGGGCAAATCTATCCTACCTAATTTTTGGCTACCGTAA
- a CDS encoding DUF6464 family protein codes for MEPDSLPTEVILTHPRESLGRVQLDWTPQPGNYLDFQGKTYAVLERRHRYQLQAGRYRLHNIAIYVQSAKRPSEKSLVAGRWVIGDATCCYNAHSELIRCAVNPDGPCESCRFYEKLEAI; via the coding sequence ATGGAGCCAGACTCTTTACCTACCGAGGTGATTCTGACTCACCCGCGTGAGTCCCTCGGTAGGGTGCAACTTGATTGGACACCCCAACCCGGTAACTATCTTGATTTTCAAGGTAAAACCTACGCGGTTTTAGAACGCCGCCATCGATACCAACTTCAAGCTGGGCGCTACCGCCTGCATAATATTGCCATTTATGTCCAATCTGCTAAACGACCATCTGAGAAAAGTTTGGTAGCAGGACGTTGGGTAATCGGTGATGCAACCTGCTGCTACAATGCTCATTCAGAACTCATTCGCTGTGCAGTCAACCCAGATGGCCCTTGCGAATCTTGCCGTTTTTATGAAAAATTAGAAGCGATTTAA